CCCCAACATCGCGCTGGAGGCTCACGCTGTCAGGGCGGCCGACTGGAACGGGATGACCTGCATGTTGTTCCAGAGGCCGAGCCCGGAGCGCTCGCCGGGGGGGGATCGCCAGCTCACCTTCAAATGCAACACCACCAGCTCCTTCTCCAGCATCCTGCACAAGGTCAGCTCCACTCTAAAGGAAACCCTCTGATGTTCAACATAACAAGTAAGAATCTAACCGTTTCATGTGTGTTGTCCCTGTAGAGCACCATAGTGGAGGCCTCCCTGCAGCTTCCTCAGGCCCTCTTCACCCCCGCTGCGCTCCCCGGGCACCCTGAGGACACCGTCTACAAGCTCCACCTCCTGGCCTTCCGCAAcggcaagttcttcccctccACCAGCAACTCCTCCCAGCTAGCTGACGGGGGGAAGAGGAGGAGTGTGGCCACCCCCGTCATCATGGCCAAGATTGGTGAGTAATCCGACTAGTAATTCAAATCCTTTTTCCCACAGCACACGACAACTTGACATCAGTTATCTTTGCATCAGGTCTGATTACTCTGCCTGTTTCCCATCAGACGGCATGTCCCTGCGCGTCCTGAGGTCTCCCGTGAACATCACCCTGCGGCGGTTTGCCCGCGGCTCAGACGCCGTGTCCGCCTGCTGGAACTTCAGCCTGGTGGGGGGGCAAGGAGGGTGGCGGAGCGACGGCTGCCGCATCCTGGATCATCACGACAACTTCACCACCATATCCTGCAACTCTCTGGGAAACTACGCCCTGCTGATGGTGGGTTGCAAGTCCGTGCATCAGCATTGGACAGTTGGTAGTTGTCTTTTAAGCATTATAATATAACCTGTAGTGACTTGGAGTGCTAATATTACCTAAACCTGAGGATGTATCCCCCCCTCTGTCATGCAGGACCTCAGCAGTGTGGAGTTTTTCTCTCCCAGCATCCGGCCCCTGCACCCTGTCATCTACGCCACGACCATCATACTCCTGATCTGCCTGCTCACCATTACCATCAGCTACATCTACCATCACAGGTGAGACCTCATCGTGTGTGTCTGTCATGCATTGGTTGTCCTTTATATTGGAACCCTGCAGGATTTGGCTTTGGAGAGATTTTCTGCTACCATTTTAATCATTTACCGATGCACGAGACGGATGCATTTTAACTTCTCATTGGTTGTCATTATTCAGATGATTGTAAAAGATATTGTCTACATGAACAGGTGTCACATCCGTAATAAAGAAATGTTTTGTTTCTCTGACCCCAGGTCTGTCCGTGTGAGCCGCAAGTTTTGGCACATGCTGGTCAACCTCTGCTTCCACATCTGCCTCACCTACGGGGTCTTTGTCGGGGGAATAAATCAGACGCGTTATGCAAGCGTGTGCCAGGCAGTGAGTATACTCCTCTAACACAAAAAAGAACAAGTGCTTTTGTTGTTTTGCCCGTGGCTAAGTTCACTCTGCTCATAGAAAAAGTTGTGGAAACTCAGTAAAAGACGCATCAAAGGGTACAGGAGATAGTTTCCATGTCCGGGGGTGATCCCTTATGGTGCGAAACACATCACTTATTCAGTGTTCATTGCACCAAGTACCTGATGAAAGATTTTTGCAGTGaacgttttgtttatttgtgtaATCCCCTCTGGCATACAGATATCTCACAAATAGACTTTTCAGCTCAGGCTGGTAATGACACGCTCAATAGGAAATAGCTCAATGATAATCGTGCCATTTAAAATACTGATGCACTGCCCAGCATTCTTATTTGTATTGGGGAAATGTAACTACAGCTGCATTCTGACAATGGAGAATAATTGCTTTTATCTCCATTAAATCTTGTGTTTATATTCATGCCCTGTTTTCTAGGTTGGGATCTTGCTGCACTACTCCACTCTGGCCACCGCTCTGTGGGTGGGGGTGACGGCACGCAACATTTACAAACAGGTGACCCGAAAGGCCAAGCGCTACGAAGAGCTGGACGAacctccaccaccaccacggCCGATGCTGAGGTACGAGACATTACAGATAGGTGGACAGAGTTAACACATGGGTTTTATTTTAACTTGGATGAGATTACTCCCAATGTCAGCCTTTACTAACCATTGAAATGCATTTGGTGCTGAAAGATTTTGTAAAAGTGCAGACACTTTAATGCTGAACTGTAAGATATCTAGTTGTTAGTCCGAGCTTCACTCTCCACTTCTAACCTTCTGTTAGAAAAGAAGTCAACAAACCAGAGTTTAAAAAAACCTAAGTTGTGCCATCTGTTTCTTTTGTGATATATAAAGTGAATATATATTTAGCATAATCATATATATAATGCTGCTATGACACCTGCATTTCCCTACATTTATTAAAATGGCTTGTCTTTTTTTAGCTGATCTTAAAAGCAGACATTTTAAACAGAATGCCTCAAAAATAATGCTTTTTATTTAACAGGGAAGATGCACTCATCAGGAGAAGCAGCTGTGTCTTATTGTGAAATTACATTTTAGGTTTCCTcactcagaatcagaatacctttgttagtcccacagaggggacatttccATTGTtccagcagaaaagagccaaagacagcttaatgatacctaagaagcatgcatacaaaagtattaaagataagacaaattataataaatattaaaaaacaAAGTGGTCCTGTTTGTTGGTGAATCTGCCACACGGTGTCAGTGTAGAGACTACTATGTCCAGTAAAGCTGTCGTCCTCCAAACACAAAGACTAACGAACCAATCTCTCTGCTCTCTAATAGGTTCTACTTAATCGGCGGAGGGATACCCATCATTGTCTGTGGAATCACTGCAGCAGCAAACATCAAGAACTACGGCAGCCGGACCAATGCCCAATAGTAAGTAGTCCCTGTATGAAAAGCAATTAAAGATCCTTCATGTTTGTGCTCCTGCGATGTTTCCCGGCCCAGGAGATGTTTTACACTCATCAGGAGGATCTGGCTTTAGTTATCGACCGGCCAGGCCGCGTTGCTTTGGTAAATAATGGATATTTTTATAAGGGTATGAAAAGTTTATTCCCTGATGTTCTGATTATGGAGGCCTATTAATGGTAATGTGCATCCACGCATCAACAACTGCAGCGAGTTTACAGCGCTCCTACAGAAGCAGCTGTTTACAGAAGAGACATGTGCAGCCCTATCTGTCGCAAGTCTTTGGAGTTTAAGTCATTCCTTTCAATTAAGACAAATCCAGCCTGGGTTATTACATGTAATGCAGAACACCACGCAAACGATTTTCAAAGCGCTTGAGAAGTAAATAATGATGGTGGCAGATTTAAGATGAGGAGATGTGgtattgttttaatgagcactGTCGGCAAGTTTACTTTTAAGAGCTGCTGTATAACATTTAATAACTATTAAAAAATAGAGTACACACTTCCCTAAAGGCCTGCGGTGTCAGTTGGGATGTCATTTTTCCAACTTTGGTGTGTTCATGTGTAAACAACATGGACACAAAACACATTTGTTGGAGTGTTTTAAACAACATTTTGATATCTCAGTTTCTCTGTTCTGACTTTACGGTTTCCCAATCAGGAACTCGTTGCAGCACAAATGCCCTTATGTTTTGTTAAGAGAAGTAAACCAATTGCGCCGCCACATTATTTGAATCGGCTCCAAACATTGAATAGGTCAAGGTTCCTTGGCACATACTACAACCTTCCACCAAGTTCCACATACAACTCTCAGAGTATCAAACGCCACACCTCTTCTCTTGCTGTAAATGAAAGGTCTGATTGTCCGTCTCCTCTCTAGTTGCTGGATGGCCTGGGAGCCCAGTATCGGGGCTTTTTACGGCCCTGTGGGATTCATCATCTTCGTGGACTGCATGTACTTCCTCAGCATCCTCCTGCAGCTGCGCCGCCACCCTGAGCGCCGCTACGAGTTCAAGGAGCTGACGGACGAGCAGCAGCACCTGGCTCTAGTCCACAGCGAGGGGGGGGGCGATGCTCCCAGCAGCCACTGCCACCCCCTCACTCTGCAGCTGCAGCCTGAGGGGTCCTCCTCTGTGGGCTCCGCTCCACACTCGGTGTCGCTGTCGGCGCTGGAGAACGAGCACACCTTCGCCGCTCAGCTGATGGGGGCAGTGGGGGCGCTGGGGCTGTACGCCGCCCTCTGGGTGTTCGGGGCCATGGCCGTCTCGCAGGAGCACCCCTTCGACTTGGCCTTCACCTGCCTCTACGGGGTGGCTGCGTTGGCTCTGGGGGCCTTCATGGTGGCCCATCACTGTGTCAACAGACAGGATATGAGGCGCTACTGGTCCCAGGCCTGTTGCTCGGGGAGACGGGCCTACTCTGCCCAGGAGGACGTGCTCCTGCCTCAGCCGGGCGTAGCCATGACGTCGACAGCAGGGTCAGCGAGCAAAGCAGACGGGGAGTCGACGCGGTGCGGCCAGAGCAGCGCAGACTCTTCTTACACCAATAAAAGCGGCCCCAGCGTGCGTAACTCCGCCCACGGCAGCAAGCTGACCAATCTGCACGCAGAGGCGGCGCAGTGTAAGACCACCTCGGCACCGGTGACCGCCAACGGTGCAGCTGTTTTAGACAACAGCCTGACGGAACATTCTATAGACAATGAAATAAAAATGCACGTGGCTCCGCTGGAGGTGCAGTTCCGCCcgatgaacaacatcaacaatcCGGCGGCGCTTCCCAACGGACACGTGGGCCGGCATCACAAAAACAGAGCGCGGGCACACAGGGCCAGCCGGCTGACGGTGCTGCGGGAGTACGCCTACGACGTGCCCACCAGCGTGGAGGGCAGCGTGCAGAGCGCCAATCACAGGCGCCACCATCATTACGACGTAGCGGCGCGCAACAGTCGCCGCGCGGCCTACATGGCGTACAGGGAGCGCCACCAGAGCCAGCAGCAGCACGACAGCAGCGACAGCGCCAGCCTGCCGCGCCGCCTGCGCCAGGCAGACAAGGGAGGGGGCGGCGCGCTGGGGAACGGGACGGTGGTGACGGTGGAGAAGGAGCAGGTCGCTGCTGATGCTGATGCTGCTGCGGGGTCCGACGCCAGTAAAGACTCTGACCCTGTCCCGCAGCCCGACACTGAACTAGAGACACAGCCCAAATCTTACGGGCTGAACCTCATCACTCAGAACGGTGGAACAGTCAAAGAAAACGGACAGCTTGTGCCTTTACTAACCACAGAGAGTGCAGCCAGTATAAAGACCGGCCTGTGGAAACATGAAACTACTGTGTAGCGACAGTTTCCGTACCCAAAGACTGCATCGCCTTTAAACTgtgaaatgcttttgtttttttctattgtacatttattttatcaaaTCATTACTGCCACTGAACTATCTCTGTagatatgttttttttgtaaatggTCTATTTTTATAACTTTAATCCAAACCTTGTTGTGCCATTCTAAGAGTTGTGTAATTGAAACTGCATACCCTTACCCCCGGGGATTTATTTTCCATTTAATAGTTTGCCCCaacaataataaaacaaaagtgttgtacACCTAATTGAACGTTTGTGTTCCTGTGAACTCCTCTCTCTGCAGCCGGTGCAATGGTGAGCTTTTCTTTCCAATAATTACTCGTGCTGACAGAATATGACAAGCTGGTAATTGGGTTTCTCGCTGACCTTCAGGTGGCctcagccccccccctccccctttaATTGCAGCTGGCTTCAGGCATAGAGGTGCATCTCCTGACTGCTGGCAGACTGGATGAGTGCAGTACGTCCTGAACTCCCGCTGACTCGATGCCCGTggtgtgattgacagctgactTGCAAAGCAGCCGCCAGGAGAAGACAGAATAATGAGAGGAGTGCAGCTTGTTCCCTTCACCTCCCCCCCCTTCCTACACAGTCCCAGGCAGAGAGCTTATAACTGACACAAAGTATGGTGTTTATGCTGAGTATTTATATTATAGAATAACTTGAATGTATCTGACATGGTGGTTGTCTGACagtaaatgtgttctctgcttccaATGCTTTAAGAGTACAGCAAGGGGGATATGTGACGATAAATTCCAACGCCTCTTCTATATAGCAGCAAGACACAGACTTAAAGATCGTTTTTTGTCTCACTTAAGTTGCTTCTTGTCTCTTGTGGTCGTTTGGCCCCTCTCATAGTCCTTGTGAGTCTCATTTGCAGCTGTTTTGCATTTGTTTGTAGTTCTCTTTGCTAAAGCATCCATGTTGTGGTGAAAGGAGTAGGCTACTCACCACAATTAACTTCAATACAACTATAAACGTTCGTGCTTTCCAACATTAGTCGGGCTAAGGACGACGGGATAAATCTGAAGGGTCAACAGTCTTTGGGGGAGTGTACAATTATTTTCAGAAAGTCAATGTCACACTGTTTGATTGAAAACCCTTTCCAATGctttaatattattattcaaTAAGGCAATCACTTCTTATTAAAAGTGATATTCATGTCTTCTCACAGCATGCCACCAACTCTTTTAAGGTTGTGCTGCGAAATGTTCCCGCTATTCTCCAcatggtggggtaggtaagtttgagaaaccgggtgcgcgttcgtgtgtgttggaggaggggttctgtaaggaagtggcagattttttccggttgtgtattttcaaattctagcgcactcgagccgacTAGAgctgggttgcgttccaatagtccatttagcttaggaaccttcctaaccaagtgaaatgacccggaagttcctcagtggcagccatgttaagtgccgttccaattctccaaatgaaaagaaaggtttcaaacttcctttataacctcctttagtttaggaaccactggacctcccttgacgaaaggagaagcgaaaatgctgccccacaatgccttgcagccgcagcatttgccgtcactcaacagtcggccgttcacggaaacaaccgattatgaccgagaaattatatcatgaaagttacggtgcttattaagcattttaaaacataggtggtaaggtgccaaagtgctttgttttgaacgttcatcagtattataatcaaaaagagaaatatgaacgttagtttttactgaaatgatcaaataaagtcaacatttcacagtcttcactgagctgtgtggggtttgttcaacttaaaagatgtttgaatggtgatatacacagtgatagatgttaaggactaacgtttataataaatacatttgtattgattttaagctatttgcatacaatcatacgtgttgggatcatttgtattaatgtggaccggagggagagggtgacgagcataagtttcactttccttttttatttcaattccaactttgatcatgaagaatatgttctctgttgtccacgttcataaagcaaagcagcagcatcagagcacggtgcagagtctctagatgagtttacagaagtccctcgttcttattatacatccatgttgtagtccgctgtatagaaaactgtagtttccccacagcagcagacgcacattcatgacgtccgctgtcGCATcttaaacacgtcggatagtgaaagtgcattcggaggcccaatcccaaaccactccctcgaccctacccctccgtgatgga
This genomic stretch from Pseudochaenichthys georgianus chromosome 18, fPseGeo1.2, whole genome shotgun sequence harbors:
- the adgra3 gene encoding adhesion G protein-coupled receptor A3, with amino-acid sequence MKVDVLRLFVILLLGGGCGSSAVSSDCKSYEERSKSGGKSLPSDRKVVCSNMELHQVLPPDSFPNRTVTLILNNNKIQELRNGSFFGLSTLEKLDLRSNMISRIEPGAFLGLPALKRLDLSNNSIGCLNVDIFKGLTNLIRLNLSGNIFSSLAQGTFDSLASLKSLEFQTPFLLCDCNLTWLLRWIRDRNMVVKNTKCSFPQSLQGQLITSIKPELLTCDAPLELPSFQLTPSQRQVVFQGDSLPFQCQASFVAEDMQVLWYQNGRMVKQDAAQGIFIEKHMVQNCSLIASALTISNIQPGFTGNWECRVKTSRGNTTRTVHIVVLESSAEYCAPERISNNKGEFKWPRTLAGIRAYLPCNRLPSNAGTYSGSSGEEQKAWRYCDHKGLWTEEDYSRCQFQKDVTRFLFVINQMPLNESNVVARARRLLVYTVEAANFSDKMDIIFVADMIEKFGKFVEKFKDLGEVMISMASNLMLADERVLWMAQREASACSRIIACLQKIAVYRLATAQAFSLTSPNIALEAHAVRAADWNGMTCMLFQRPSPERSPGGDRQLTFKCNTTSSFSSILHKSTIVEASLQLPQALFTPAALPGHPEDTVYKLHLLAFRNGKFFPSTSNSSQLADGGKRRSVATPVIMAKIDGMSLRVLRSPVNITLRRFARGSDAVSACWNFSLVGGQGGWRSDGCRILDHHDNFTTISCNSLGNYALLMDLSSVEFFSPSIRPLHPVIYATTIILLICLLTITISYIYHHRSVRVSRKFWHMLVNLCFHICLTYGVFVGGINQTRYASVCQAVGILLHYSTLATALWVGVTARNIYKQVTRKAKRYEELDEPPPPPRPMLRFYLIGGGIPIIVCGITAAANIKNYGSRTNAQYCWMAWEPSIGAFYGPVGFIIFVDCMYFLSILLQLRRHPERRYEFKELTDEQQHLALVHSEGGGDAPSSHCHPLTLQLQPEGSSSVGSAPHSVSLSALENEHTFAAQLMGAVGALGLYAALWVFGAMAVSQEHPFDLAFTCLYGVAALALGAFMVAHHCVNRQDMRRYWSQACCSGRRAYSAQEDVLLPQPGVAMTSTAGSASKADGESTRCGQSSADSSYTNKSGPSVRNSAHGSKLTNLHAEAAQCKTTSAPVTANGAAVLDNSLTEHSIDNEIKMHVAPLEVQFRPMNNINNPAALPNGHVGRHHKNRARAHRASRLTVLREYAYDVPTSVEGSVQSANHRRHHHYDVAARNSRRAAYMAYRERHQSQQQHDSSDSASLPRRLRQADKGGGGALGNGTVVTVEKEQVAADADAAAGSDASKDSDPVPQPDTELETQPKSYGLNLITQNGGTVKENGQLVPLLTTESAASIKTGLWKHETTV